In Quercus robur chromosome 10, dhQueRobu3.1, whole genome shotgun sequence, a genomic segment contains:
- the LOC126701560 gene encoding putative disease resistance protein RGA3 produces MGRERDQFWAYAVKVNGRFKCNFCEQDFPGGASRIKAHLAGVPGNDIKACNAVTLDVQNKAKATQKKREAQATQETNKKLKSASTSASKLKNKGKEEYMAEVVLNDVVDRLIANAFSLHASEYIGFESSFKAELKNLLETLFKIKFLLDDAQKRQSSDKSVRNWLMDLRDVAYDADNVLDEFSYFWQEVQTQNLMVDQVRSFSFCNPDKVKTIKQLLDKIVHDVAGFGLRMELLNSIPNISLDMNIDPLLDDSEVVGREYDVTKMVNVVISSSNQQVISVLPIVGMAGLGKTTLAKLVYNNELIKKHFDVLAWVNVGIHFDVEGILREILISLEEDLSDLNYDKILQICAEKLRAIKYLLILDDVQDEDLEKWDTLKGYLSKFNSSTGNNIVVTTRSNNVAKIMETHPKHQLEKLSKDDCWSIFKKRTFTNGRIPLTLDLEVIGREIAKRCGGVPWAARVLGGTMGFKCDKDKWLEIQNNKIWDLLDEDNSDIFPVLKLCFDHLPTPSLKRCFAYCAIFPKYYDMKKDEVIQYWMAEGFLEPAKEANMVMEDIGNMYFNILLATSFFQNARKDAYGNIISCKMHDLVHDFALSISIFETLIWERDSVDNGSSIQPLFARLDGKATLRSSFSEVDYTKLRTLISENFNFDIMSSNFKCLRVLKLSRDGRMELPDSIEQLIHLRLLHISNSFTILLPKSITKLYNLQTLRIEGDVEELPEDLSNLINLRHIHINRGCYYIKTPKNMSMLTCLQTLRFFGVGSEDGYRITELGALKNLKGEIVIYNLEYVKDEEEAKSAKLKEKEIFNLGLYWDPRQWHTYDETDEKVLEGLQPHPNLKSLTIEWYLGKKFPSWVVGLSSLYHNLIEINLRNCWECEEVPTLGQLPCLRVLEIIGMGKVRCIGSEFYFYSDGSYRNSTTLFPALRILKLVHMETLEEWKDAKELTTADEVLFVFPCLQELTLSYCTQLRDLPDSLHTCVSLQKLVVLDCPKLRSLPGVRSIIEEPPSGLQYLENGDCRRLPSSSTSSIHPSLQKLKLYKSPSLLDQIQYFIALKTLWIEGFKEMVALPEWLGNLSSLQRLYIVHCSNLVHLPTKEAMRRLTQLKTLIIYWCLKYEDNERIKISHVPWVEINAEYPPRCKDFEDQLRKIARSLHLEK; encoded by the exons atgggtagagagagagaccaaTTTTGGGCATATGCTGTGAAAGTAAATGGTCGTTTCAAATGTAATTTTTGTGAACAAGATTTTCCTGGAGGTGCATCAAGGATTAAAGCACACTTGGCCGGAGTTCCAGGTAATGACATTAAGGCATGTAATGCTGTGACTCTGGATGTTCAAAACAAAGCTAAAgcaactcaaaaaaaaagagaagctcAAGCAACTCAAGAGACCAACAAAAAGCTCAAAAGTGCATCAACCTCggcttcaaaattaaaaaataag GGTAAGGAAGAATATATGGCTGAAGTTGTCCTCAACGATGTTGTGGACAGACTAATAGCCAATGCATTTTCACTACATGCCAGTGAGTATATCGGTTTTGAGTCGAGTTTCAAGGCAGAGTTGAAAAATCTTCTTGAAACATTATTCAAGATTAAATTCTTGTTAGATGATGCTCAAAAGAGGCAATCAAGTGATAAGTCTGTGAGGAACTGGCTAATGGACCTTAGAGATGTAGCTTATGATGCTGATAATGTGCTAGACGAGTTTAGCTATTTTTGGCAAGAGGTACAGACTCAAAATCTAATGGTGGATCAGGTGCGTAGCTTTTCATTTTGCAATCCTGATAAAGTTAAGACCATCAAACAGTTATTGGATAAAATTGTGCATGATGTAGCTGGCTTTGGTCTTAGAATGGAATTGTTGAATTCAATCCCCAATATTAGCTTGGACATGAATATAGACCCCCTCCTCGATGATTCAGAAGTTGTAGGAAGAGAATACGATGTCACGAAAATGGTAAACGTAGTTATTAGTTCAAGCAATCAACAAGTTATCTCTGTTCTCCCTATAGTGGGTATGGCAGGTCTTGGAAAGACAACTTTAGCAAAACTTGTGTATAACAATGAACTAATAAAGAAACATTTTGATGTACTAGCATGGGTAAATGTTGGTATACATTTTGATGTTGAGGGGATTTTAAGAGAGATTCTTATATCTCTTGAAGAAGACTTGAGTGatttaaattatgataaaatACTTCAAATATGTGCAGAAAAGTTGAGGGCAATAAAATATCTTCTTATACTTGATGATGTGCAGGATGAAGATCTTGAGAAATGGGATACTTTAAAGGGTTACTTGTCAAAATTTAATTCAAGTACAGGAAATAATATTGTTGTTACAACCCGTAGTAACAATGTGGCTAAAATTATGGAGACACATCCCAAACATCAATtggaaaaattatcaaaagatGATTGTTGGTCCATATTCAAGAAAAGAACATTCACAAATGGAAGAATTCCATTAACTTTAGATTTGGAGGTTATTGGCAGGGAAATTGCTAAAAGATGTGGAGGGGTTCCATGGGCTGCAAGAGTTTTAGGGGGAACAATGGGCTTTAAATGTGATAAAGACAAATGGCTAGagattcaaaataataaaatttgggatTTGTTGGATGAAGATAATAGTGACATCTTTCCTGTGCTTAAGTTATGCTTTGATCATCTTCCAACACCATCTTTAAAACGATGTTTTGCATATTGTGCAATATTCCCTAAATATTATGACATGAAAAAGGATGAGGTAATTCAGTATTGGATGGCTGAAGGGTTTCTTGAGCCTGCTAAAGAAGCTAATATGGTGATGGAAGATATTGGTAACATgtatttcaatattttgttgGCCACTTCATTTTTCCAAAATGCTAGAAAGGATGCCTATGGTAATATTATTAGCTGCAAAATGCATGATTTGGTGCATGACTTTGCACTCTCAATTTCAATATTTGAAACTCTAATCTGGGAGCGAGATTCAGTGGATAATGGTAGTAGTATACAACCTTTATTTGCCCGACTTGATGGCAAAGCAACACTAAGAAGTTCATTTAGTGAAGTTGATTATACAAAATTGCGCACGTTAATTTCAGAAAATTTCAACTTTGACATCATGTCATCAAATTTTAAATGCTTACGTGTTTTAAAATTATCTAGGGATGGTAGAATGGAGTTGCCAGATTCAATTGAGCAATTAATACATTTGAGGCTTCTTCACATCTCAAACTCCTTTACTATATTATTACCAAAATCCATCACCAAACTCTACAATTTGCAAACTTTAAGAATTGAAGGCGATGTAGAAGAGCTTCCGGAAGACCTAAGCAATTTGATTAACTTAAGACATATTCATATTAATAGGGGTTGTTATTAtataaaaacacctaaaaatatGAGTATGTTGACTTGCCTTCAAACATTGCGATTTTTTGGTGTGGGTTCAGAGGATGGTTATCGGATTACAGAATTGGGAGCTTTAAAGAATCTCAAAGGAGAAATAGTAATATATAATCTAGAGTACGTGAAAGATGAGGAAGAAGCCAAAAgtgcaaaattaaaagaaaaggaaatattcAACTTGGGATTATACTGGGATCCTAGACAATGGCACACGTATGATGAAACAGATGAAAAGGTGTTGGAAGGCCTCCAGCCTCACCCAAATTTGAAAAGCTTAACAATCGAATGGTATCTTGGAAAGAAATTCCCATCATGGGTTGTTGGTTTGTCTTCGCTATATCACAATTTGATTGAGATCAATTTGAGAAATTGTTGGGAATGTGAAGAAGTTCCCACTCTGGGGCAATTACCCTGTCTTAGGGTTCTTGAAATAATAGGAATGGGGAAGGTAAGATGTATAGGAagtgagttttatttttacagtGATGGGAGTTACAGAAATAGTACTACATTATTTCCGGCATTGAGAATACTCAAATTGGTTCATATGGAAACCCTAGAAGAGTGGAAGGATGCAAAGGAGTTGACAACCGCAGATGAGGTGTTGTTTGTGTTTCCTTGCCTTCAGGAGTTGACCTTATCTTACTGTACTCAACTGAGAGATTTGCCAGACTCACTGCACACCTGCGTTTCCCTTCAGAAGTTGGTAGTACTTGATTGTCCTAAGCTGAGGTCATTGCCAGGTGTCCGGTCCATAATTGAAGAGCCACCCAGTGGGTTACAATATTTGGAGAATGGGGATTGTCGTCGTCtgccttcttcttctacttcctcCATTCACCCCTCCCTCCAAAAGCTCAAATTGTATAAGTCACCCTCTCTCCTGGACCAAATTCAATACTTCATTGCCCTTAAAACTCTGTGGATAGAGGGATTTAAGGAGATGGTAGCTTTGCCAGAGTGGTTGGGCAATCTTTCCTCTCTTCAACGGCTGTATATTGTGCATTGCTCGAACTTGGTGCATCTGCCCACCAAGGAAGCCATGCGACGACTCACCCAATTGAAAACGCTGATCATTTATTGGTGCCTCAAATATGAAGACAATGAGCGGATCAAGATTAGCCACGTTCCATGGGTTGAAATCAATGCTGA GTACCCGCCACGTTGCAAAGATTTTGAAGACCAACTCAGAAAGATAGCAAGAAGTTTGCATTTGGAAAAATAA
- the LOC126701562 gene encoding uncharacterized protein LOC126701562 isoform X1 → MASYDKPEVVERDIKDKEHEEDDKPIVVERDVKDKEHKEDDKPEVAERDVKDKEHKEDDKEEGKGGFLEKVKDFIHDIGEKIEGAIGFGKPTADVTGLHVNSMTLEKAEFVIEILIKNPNPVPIPLIDINYLIESDGRKLISGLIPDAGTIKAHGEETVKIPVTLIYDDIKNTYSEIKPGSIIPYRIKVDLIVDVPVFGRITLPLEKTGEIPIPYKPDIDIEKIKFDRFSFEETVAVLHLKLENKNDFDLGLNDLDYEVWLCDESIGSVDLQKSANLVKNGITYIDIPITFRPKDFGSALWDMIRGKGTGYSMKGNINVDTPFGAMKLPITKEGGTTRIKKNKEDGGDDDDDDEE, encoded by the exons ATGGCATCCTACGATAAGCCTGAAGTTGTTGAAAGGGATATTAAGGACAAGGAGCATGAGGAGGATGACAAACCCATAGTTGTTGAAAGGGATGTTAAGGACAAGGAGCACAAGGAGGATGACAAACCCGAAGTTGCTGAAAGGGATGTTAAGGACAAGGAGCACAAGGAGGATGATAAAGAGGAAGGGAAAGGTGGTTTTCTTGAAAAGGTGAAGGATTTCATTCATGACATTGGCGAGAAGATTGAAGGAGCTATTGGATTTGGGAAGCCAACTGCAGATGTGACAGGGCTTCACGTCAATTCTATGACTCTTGAAAAAGCGGAGTTTGTCATTGAAATTCTCATAAAGAACCCAAATCCGGTTCCTATCCCTCTGATTGACATAAACTACTTGATTGAGAGTGATGGAAGGAAACTTATTTCAGGGTTGATCCCAGATGCTGGAACGATCAAAGCACATGGTGAGGAGACTGTCAAAATACCAGTTACTCTGATTTATGATGACATAAAAAACACATATTCTGAAATTAAGCCCGGAAGCATCATTCCATATAGGATCAAGGTTGATCTCATTGTGGATGTGCCTGTTTTTGGAAGAATAACTCTACCACTTGAGAAAACTGGAGAGATCCCTATACCTTACAAGCCTGATATTGATATTGAGAAAATAAAGTTTGACAGATTCTCCTTTGAAGAAACTGTTGCAGTACTTCACTTGAAACTGGAAAATAAGAATGATTTTGACTTGGGGCTTAATGACCTAGACTATGAGGTTTGGCTGTGTGATGAAAGCATTGGATCTGTAGACCTCCAAAAATCTGCAAATCTTGTGAAAAATGGAATCACTTATATTGATATTCCCATCACCTTCAGGCCTAAGGACTTTGGCTCTGCACTTTGGGACATGATTAGAGGAAAAGGCACTGGTTACAGCATGAAAGGAAATATTAATGTGGATACACCCTTTGGAGCAATGAAGCTGCCCATCACCAAGGAGGGTGGTACTACCCGTAtcaagaagaacaaagaagatggtggtgatgatgatgacgacgaTGAG GAATAG
- the LOC126701562 gene encoding uncharacterized protein LOC126701562 isoform X2 — translation MASYDKPEVVERDIKDKEHEEDDKPIVVERDVKDKEHKEDDKPEVAERDVKDKEHKEDDKEEGKGGFLEKVKDFIHDIGEKIEGAIGFGKPTADVTGLHVNSMTLEKAEFVIEILIKNPNPVPIPLIDINYLIESDGRKLISGLIPDAGTIKAHGEETVKIPVTLIYDDIKNTYSEIKPGSIIPYRIKVDLIVDVPVFGRITLPLEKTGEIPIPYKPDIDIEKIKFDRFSFEETVAVLHLKLENKNDFDLGLNDLDYEVWLCDESIGSVDLQKSANLVKNGITYIDIPITFRPKDFGSALWDMIRGKGTGYSMKGNINVDTPFGAMKLPITKEGGTTRIKKNKEDGGDDDDDDEE, via the coding sequence ATGGCATCCTACGATAAGCCTGAAGTTGTTGAAAGGGATATTAAGGACAAGGAGCATGAGGAGGATGACAAACCCATAGTTGTTGAAAGGGATGTTAAGGACAAGGAGCACAAGGAGGATGACAAACCCGAAGTTGCTGAAAGGGATGTTAAGGACAAGGAGCACAAGGAGGATGATAAAGAGGAAGGGAAAGGTGGTTTTCTTGAAAAGGTGAAGGATTTCATTCATGACATTGGCGAGAAGATTGAAGGAGCTATTGGATTTGGGAAGCCAACTGCAGATGTGACAGGGCTTCACGTCAATTCTATGACTCTTGAAAAAGCGGAGTTTGTCATTGAAATTCTCATAAAGAACCCAAATCCGGTTCCTATCCCTCTGATTGACATAAACTACTTGATTGAGAGTGATGGAAGGAAACTTATTTCAGGGTTGATCCCAGATGCTGGAACGATCAAAGCACATGGTGAGGAGACTGTCAAAATACCAGTTACTCTGATTTATGATGACATAAAAAACACATATTCTGAAATTAAGCCCGGAAGCATCATTCCATATAGGATCAAGGTTGATCTCATTGTGGATGTGCCTGTTTTTGGAAGAATAACTCTACCACTTGAGAAAACTGGAGAGATCCCTATACCTTACAAGCCTGATATTGATATTGAGAAAATAAAGTTTGACAGATTCTCCTTTGAAGAAACTGTTGCAGTACTTCACTTGAAACTGGAAAATAAGAATGATTTTGACTTGGGGCTTAATGACCTAGACTATGAGGTTTGGCTGTGTGATGAAAGCATTGGATCTGTAGACCTCCAAAAATCTGCAAATCTTGTGAAAAATGGAATCACTTATATTGATATTCCCATCACCTTCAGGCCTAAGGACTTTGGCTCTGCACTTTGGGACATGATTAGAGGAAAAGGCACTGGTTACAGCATGAAAGGAAATATTAATGTGGATACACCCTTTGGAGCAATGAAGCTGCCCATCACCAAGGAGGGTGGTACTACCCGTAtcaagaagaacaaagaagatggtggtgatgatgatgacgacgaTGAG